A region from the Crocosphaera sp. UHCC 0190 genome encodes:
- a CDS encoding glycosyltransferase family 4 protein produces MSYSMSNYQLNISLIVSDLSSKGAGRWGGAIRPFLLAQALQKLGHKVKLFGIAYDQDAPPVTYQDLPIICVPCSYYTGLGGTWRSLTELLPKIDGDIIYAVKLKPSSFGIALLKKYLSHRPLIVDIDDWEMSWFGGDSWRYKFKIKGLVKDILKSDGPLKHPDHPLYLQQIEKLVSRADAITLHTQFIQQRFGGIYIPNGKDISLFNPDNYDPESSRKKYGLENYKIIMFPGAPRPYKGVEDVLMALEKLNNPEFKLVIVGGSPYDEYDQKLQKNWGNWLIQLPKSPVQEMPEIVAAAHLIVVPQQNTSATKAQFPLKLTDGMAMAKPVLATKVGDIPEILGATGYLVDPSSPEQLADKIKWIFEHLEEANLKGKQARERCIKFYSIEAMSEILAEVLEPFQREIKS; encoded by the coding sequence ATGAGTTATTCTATGAGTAATTATCAGCTTAATATCTCTCTTATTGTTAGTGACTTATCGAGTAAAGGCGCAGGGCGTTGGGGTGGCGCAATTCGTCCCTTTTTACTAGCCCAAGCATTGCAAAAATTAGGACATAAAGTCAAGCTATTTGGTATTGCTTATGATCAAGATGCTCCCCCTGTTACTTATCAAGATTTACCGATTATTTGTGTTCCCTGTTCCTATTATACAGGGTTAGGAGGAACTTGGCGATCGCTGACTGAATTATTACCTAAAATTGATGGAGATATTATTTATGCAGTCAAACTAAAACCGAGTAGTTTTGGCATTGCTTTACTCAAAAAATATCTAAGTCACCGTCCTTTAATTGTGGATATTGATGACTGGGAAATGAGTTGGTTTGGGGGAGATAGTTGGCGATATAAGTTTAAAATAAAAGGCTTAGTTAAAGACATTTTAAAATCTGATGGCCCTTTAAAACATCCCGATCATCCTTTGTATTTACAACAAATAGAAAAATTAGTTTCCCGTGCGGATGCAATTACTTTACATACTCAATTTATTCAACAAAGATTTGGGGGAATTTATATTCCCAACGGAAAGGATATTAGTTTATTTAATCCTGACAATTATGATCCTGAAAGTAGTAGAAAAAAATATGGATTAGAAAACTATAAAATCATCATGTTTCCTGGAGCCCCTCGTCCCTATAAAGGAGTTGAAGATGTATTAATGGCTTTAGAAAAACTCAATAATCCTGAGTTTAAATTAGTAATTGTTGGAGGAAGTCCCTATGATGAATACGATCAGAAACTACAAAAGAATTGGGGAAACTGGTTAATTCAATTACCAAAATCCCCCGTTCAAGAAATGCCTGAAATTGTTGCGGCGGCTCATTTAATTGTTGTTCCTCAACAAAATACTTCAGCGACTAAAGCGCAATTTCCTTTAAAATTAACCGATGGAATGGCCATGGCTAAACCAGTTTTAGCGACAAAAGTTGGAGATATTCCTGAGATTTTGGGAGCAACAGGTTATTTAGTTGATCCCAGTTCTCCTGAACAATTAGCAGATAAAATTAAGTGGATTTTTGAACATTTAGAAGAAGCTAATTTAAAAGGAAAGCAAGCAAGAGAGCGATGTATTAAATTTTATAGTATTGAGGCGATGTCTGAGATTTTAGCTGAAGTTCTAGAACCTTTTCAAAGAGAGATTAAATCCTAG